Proteins encoded together in one Magnetospirillum sp. 15-1 window:
- a CDS encoding acetyl-CoA C-acetyltransferase, whose amino-acid sequence MAFAAYIYDAVRTPRGKGKQDGALHPVKPVRLLADLLSALEVRNKLDTARVEDVVAGCASAAGEQGAAIGKSAALLAGWADSVSGFQLDRFCASGLEAVNTAAAKIMSGMESLIVAGGVESMSRVPMGAGGGAYISDSELMSKTGFVSQGVAADLIATLGGYSREQVDAFALSSQQKAATAIAAGRFNRSMVAVKDKFGRVLLDRDEFVKPDTTMQGLAAVKPSFAKMGEMGMDSVAISKYPHVLSIDHVHTAGNSSGVVDGASAVLIGNEAVGSELSLTPRGRIVATAVLSTEPTIMLTGPAPATRKLLAKAGLGIDDIDLFEVNEAFASVVLRFMDDLGVPEEKINVNGGAIALGHPIAATGGMLVATMIDELERRQLRRGICTLCVGGGMGIATLIERV is encoded by the coding sequence ATGGCCTTCGCAGCGTATATCTACGACGCCGTCCGTACCCCACGCGGCAAGGGCAAGCAGGACGGCGCCCTCCACCCGGTGAAGCCGGTCCGCCTTCTCGCCGATCTGCTGTCGGCGCTCGAAGTTCGCAACAAACTCGATACTGCGCGGGTCGAGGACGTGGTGGCCGGCTGCGCATCCGCAGCAGGCGAACAAGGAGCCGCCATCGGCAAGTCAGCGGCTTTGCTCGCTGGTTGGGCGGACAGCGTCTCAGGGTTCCAACTTGATCGCTTCTGCGCTTCCGGCCTCGAGGCGGTCAACACCGCCGCTGCCAAGATTATGAGCGGCATGGAGAGCCTGATCGTCGCGGGCGGCGTGGAGTCCATGTCACGGGTTCCCATGGGGGCGGGCGGCGGCGCCTATATCTCGGACTCCGAACTGATGTCGAAGACTGGATTCGTCTCCCAGGGTGTGGCGGCCGACCTGATCGCAACTCTTGGCGGTTACAGCCGAGAGCAGGTGGACGCCTTTGCCCTAAGCTCCCAACAGAAGGCTGCGACGGCCATTGCCGCCGGACGTTTCAATCGCAGCATGGTCGCCGTCAAAGATAAATTCGGGCGGGTTCTGCTCGATCGCGACGAGTTCGTGAAGCCAGACACCACCATGCAAGGGCTGGCAGCGGTCAAGCCCTCATTCGCCAAGATGGGCGAGATGGGAATGGATAGCGTCGCCATCTCCAAGTACCCCCATGTTTTGAGTATCGATCATGTGCATACGGCCGGGAATTCGTCGGGCGTGGTTGACGGGGCCAGCGCGGTCCTGATCGGCAACGAGGCGGTCGGCAGCGAATTGTCCCTGACGCCGCGCGGCCGAATCGTCGCCACCGCCGTCCTCAGCACCGAACCCACGATCATGCTGACCGGGCCGGCGCCGGCCACACGCAAGCTTCTGGCCAAGGCGGGGCTTGGGATAGATGACATCGACCTGTTCGAGGTCAACGAGGCCTTCGCCTCCGTCGTGCTGCGCTTCATGGACGATCTCGGCGTTCCCGAGGAGAAGATCAACGTGAATGGCGGCGCCATCGCGCTGGGACACCCCATCGCTGCCACCGGCGGCATGCTGGTGGCGACCATGATCGACGAACTGGAGCGCCGACAGCTCCGCCGCGGCATCTGCACGCTGTGCGTCGGCGGTGGCATGGGTATCGCGACGCTCATCGAGCGCGTCTGA
- a CDS encoding LysR family transcriptional regulator yields the protein MSDTRLRHVVAVARLGSFSKAGDALGLTQSAITKSVAEVERQLGYPLFARTSRGAQMTEDGRNFVNNAAHILSDLDELFAGARGGGNRYAGPLRIGICPASLEWMLTEPCVKLLRQHSDVRLEIVGGSSERIVEMLRQGRLDLAVGPLDTLQEWREFSCAPIASVLPKLFVRKGHPLASGTPISFADLAKYEIIVPLPMQPYLGAISAIYEDVGQDWTRKVHLIDYFPVVKRLVLEFGLIGVVAESYGMTKRFAERFDLLSQPNLFPPITFCCAFRARWIPKPAAVAFGRIVRAILPPPA from the coding sequence ATGTCTGACACCCGGCTGAGGCATGTGGTCGCGGTTGCCCGCCTCGGATCATTCTCGAAGGCGGGCGACGCGCTGGGGCTGACCCAGTCCGCGATCACAAAGAGTGTCGCCGAGGTTGAGCGTCAACTTGGCTACCCTCTGTTCGCCCGGACTTCGCGGGGCGCCCAGATGACTGAGGACGGCCGTAATTTCGTCAACAACGCCGCGCATATCCTGAGCGATCTGGACGAATTGTTCGCCGGGGCGCGGGGTGGGGGTAATCGCTATGCCGGTCCACTGCGCATCGGAATCTGCCCCGCCTCTCTGGAATGGATGCTGACCGAGCCGTGTGTGAAACTGTTGCGGCAGCATAGTGATGTCCGCCTGGAAATCGTCGGCGGCTCGTCCGAGCGCATCGTCGAGATGTTGCGGCAGGGCCGCCTCGACCTAGCGGTTGGACCGTTGGATACCCTTCAGGAATGGCGGGAGTTTTCTTGCGCCCCCATTGCGTCGGTATTGCCGAAACTGTTCGTCAGGAAGGGCCATCCACTGGCTTCCGGCACTCCGATAAGCTTTGCCGATCTGGCGAAGTACGAAATCATCGTTCCCCTGCCCATGCAGCCCTATCTGGGGGCCATCAGCGCGATCTATGAGGACGTCGGCCAGGACTGGACCCGGAAGGTCCACCTGATCGACTATTTTCCGGTAGTCAAGCGGCTGGTCCTGGAATTCGGATTGATCGGGGTGGTCGCGGAGAGCTATGGGATGACCAAACGCTTTGCAGAACGCTTTGACCTGCTCTCCCAGCCGAATCTCTTCCCGCCAATCACTTTCTGCTGCGCCTTCCGGGCGCGCTGGATTCCCAAGCCCGCCGCCGTGGCTTTTGGCCGTATCGTACGCGCCATCCTTCCCCCTCCCGCCTGA
- a CDS encoding enoyl-CoA hydratase-related protein, which yields MAYRNLSLVIEGGIACLTIDRDAVLNALDADTVDELRDACAAVEKDETARVLVLTGAGRAFSSGADLGGGTGELSMDILRKHANPLIEQLYALRVPIVVAVNGAAVGAGCSLALAGDIVVAARSAYFLLAFAKVGLVPDTGATWLLPRLLGRSRATAAMMLGERITAETAAAWGMVHSVVDDNMLADTVAAISAKLAEGPTLAYGLIRHGIRECLEAPLSRALEIETRHQEIASASRDFAEGVIAFREKRKPVFIGR from the coding sequence ATGGCCTATCGTAATTTATCGCTTGTGATCGAGGGAGGAATCGCGTGTCTGACCATTGATCGCGATGCTGTGCTCAATGCCTTGGACGCGGATACGGTCGATGAGTTACGGGATGCCTGCGCGGCCGTGGAAAAGGATGAGACGGCCCGGGTTTTAGTCTTGACCGGTGCCGGGCGCGCCTTTTCTTCCGGTGCCGATCTGGGGGGCGGCACCGGAGAGTTGTCGATGGATATCCTGCGCAAGCATGCGAATCCGCTGATCGAGCAGCTTTACGCCTTGCGGGTCCCCATCGTCGTAGCGGTCAATGGCGCCGCAGTCGGTGCCGGATGTTCGCTCGCTCTCGCCGGCGATATCGTGGTCGCGGCGCGGTCCGCCTATTTCCTGCTGGCCTTCGCCAAGGTAGGGCTGGTTCCCGACACGGGGGCGACCTGGCTCCTTCCCCGTCTTCTCGGCCGATCCCGCGCCACTGCTGCGATGATGCTGGGTGAACGGATCACAGCGGAAACTGCCGCAGCCTGGGGGATGGTTCATTCGGTGGTCGACGACAACATGCTTGCCGATACTGTCGCAGCGATCTCGGCCAAACTAGCGGAGGGCCCGACACTGGCCTATGGCCTGATCCGCCACGGAATTAGGGAATGCCTCGAAGCGCCACTTTCCAGGGCGCTGGAGATAGAGACCCGTCATCAGGAAATAGCCAGTGCATCCCGCGATTTTGCTGAAGGTGTCATTGCCTTTCGTGAAAAACGGAAGCCGGTCTTTATTGGACGGTAA
- a CDS encoding long-chain fatty acid--CoA ligase translates to MQLTRSIHRFAAIGGKRIATICDGRANTWSEFADRVARVARGLRDLGVGTGDRVALLSLNSDYYLEYFFGAMWAGGCIVPLNTRWSVQENRYAIDDAGAVVLVVDDHFLGAGQQLRGQCGLVRHLIHAGAGSTPQEAVSHRCLVEDSKPCVDARRGGEDLAGIFYTGGTTGLPKGVMVPHRGLISSSLSLLPSTRLNEDSVLLHIAPMFHMADTSFGVATTLAGGSHVMLSGFQPVEVFQTIERHRVTTLPLVPTILKILIEHPEWDKFDLSSLSCIGYGGAPITETLLRDSMARLGQCRFVQCYGQTELSPIATLLEPQYHTLEGPDSGHLQTAGRATTMSEVMVIAPNGNPAAPGEVGEITVAGPMAMLGYWNKPEETRNALVDGWVRTGDAGFLDTDGFLHVVDRLKDMIISGGENIYSVEVENALAKHPSVSSCVVIGLPDPVWGEAVLAVVVLRDGMTATESELIEHCRDLIGHYKCPRSVKFRDGMFPLSGAGKILKRLVRDEYLLTDIAVERTARG, encoded by the coding sequence ATGCAATTGACTAGAAGCATTCATCGGTTTGCGGCGATCGGCGGCAAACGCATTGCTACCATCTGTGATGGGCGGGCGAATACATGGAGCGAGTTCGCCGACCGCGTCGCTCGCGTCGCCAGGGGATTGCGCGACCTGGGGGTCGGAACCGGCGACCGGGTCGCTTTGCTCAGCTTGAATTCGGACTACTATCTCGAATACTTCTTCGGCGCCATGTGGGCTGGCGGCTGTATCGTTCCGCTCAATACCCGCTGGTCGGTGCAGGAGAATCGCTACGCCATCGACGATGCCGGTGCCGTCGTGCTCGTGGTGGACGACCACTTCCTCGGCGCCGGGCAGCAACTCCGGGGCCAGTGCGGCTTGGTGCGGCACCTCATTCATGCCGGTGCCGGTTCCACTCCCCAGGAGGCGGTGAGCCACCGGTGCCTAGTCGAGGATTCGAAGCCCTGCGTGGATGCGCGGCGGGGCGGCGAGGATTTGGCGGGGATCTTCTATACCGGCGGCACCACCGGCCTTCCCAAGGGGGTGATGGTGCCTCACCGGGGCCTCATCAGCAGTTCCCTCTCGCTCCTGCCCTCCACGCGGCTGAACGAGGACAGCGTGCTTCTGCACATCGCTCCCATGTTCCATATGGCAGACACCTCTTTCGGTGTCGCGACCACTTTGGCCGGGGGAAGTCATGTGATGCTCTCCGGCTTCCAGCCGGTGGAGGTTTTCCAGACCATCGAGCGTCATCGTGTCACCACCCTGCCGCTGGTGCCGACCATCCTCAAAATTCTGATCGAGCATCCCGAATGGGATAAGTTCGATCTGAGTTCGCTGAGTTGCATCGGCTACGGCGGCGCTCCCATCACCGAGACATTGCTGAGGGATTCCATGGCGCGCCTCGGTCAATGCAGGTTTGTCCAGTGCTATGGGCAGACCGAGTTGTCTCCCATCGCTACTCTGCTTGAGCCGCAGTACCACACGCTTGAAGGACCGGACAGCGGCCATCTGCAGACCGCCGGCAGGGCGACAACGATGAGCGAGGTGATGGTGATAGCTCCCAATGGCAATCCTGCCGCTCCAGGAGAGGTCGGTGAGATCACGGTCGCGGGGCCGATGGCTATGCTCGGCTACTGGAACAAGCCGGAAGAGACCAGGAATGCTCTCGTTGATGGCTGGGTTCGGACCGGCGATGCCGGCTTTCTGGATACTGACGGCTTCCTGCATGTGGTGGATCGCCTGAAGGACATGATTATTTCGGGCGGCGAGAACATCTATTCCGTCGAGGTTGAAAACGCTTTGGCAAAGCACCCCAGCGTATCGAGCTGTGTCGTCATCGGTCTGCCGGACCCGGTCTGGGGCGAGGCGGTACTAGCGGTGGTGGTCCTGCGCGATGGGATGACGGCGACCGAGTCTGAACTGATCGAGCACTGCCGCGACCTCATCGGCCATTACAAGTGCCCCCGCTCGGTCAAGTTCCGGGACGGCATGTTCCCGTTGTCAGGTGCTGGCAAGATTCTTAAGCGGCTGGTCCGGGATGAATACCTCCTGACCGACATAGCTGTTGAAAGGACAGCACGTGGATGA
- a CDS encoding ferritin family protein yields the protein MNYSLPEFLAHAVALEREAEERYTELAEMMEAHANRDTAKVFREMARFSKLHAHEISNRTKNLEIAKLKSWEFRWRLPPEVGDYAQDGTDYLMTPLHALTYARANEVRGMEFYRTAAEHAQNEDVRRFASRCADEEEEHVAALDRWIANNSSP from the coding sequence ATGAATTATTCCCTGCCGGAATTCCTCGCCCATGCCGTTGCTCTCGAACGGGAGGCTGAGGAACGCTACACCGAGCTGGCCGAAATGATGGAGGCCCACGCCAACCGCGACACGGCAAAGGTCTTCCGTGAGATGGCGCGCTTTTCCAAGCTGCACGCGCACGAGATATCCAACCGTACCAAGAATCTGGAGATTGCAAAGCTGAAGTCATGGGAGTTCCGCTGGCGGTTGCCTCCGGAAGTCGGCGACTATGCTCAAGACGGAACCGATTACCTGATGACGCCGCTTCATGCCCTGACCTATGCCCGCGCCAACGAAGTGCGTGGCATGGAGTTCTATCGGACGGCTGCAGAGCATGCTCAAAACGAGGATGTACGGCGATTCGCCAGCCGGTGCGCCGATGAGGAGGAGGAACATGTTGCCGCCTTGGATCGCTGGATCGCCAACAACTCTTCTCCTTAG